A section of the Shimia isoporae genome encodes:
- a CDS encoding biotin/lipoate--protein ligase family protein translates to MTSTPQFPPLFEGMELTGMTDPFAKAQLQATVGCDAGLVVYNMAADQLRAAIVFAPEVGLEQAMPVLVCCAIGFQNALGALAPPEVGVHLDWNGGLYVNGASCGRIQVAASTHDSGEDPDWMVVGLELPLLPIDPNTPGNAPDQTCLFEEGCVDIASEDLLSAWVRHTLVWINRMEDSGLKPLHDEWRGLAKNVGEDVSFSIGDTHYEGVFVGVDEHFGMLLRDGNETRLIPLSTLLQGAA, encoded by the coding sequence ATGACGTCGACACCACAATTCCCTCCCCTGTTTGAGGGGATGGAACTTACAGGCATGACCGACCCCTTTGCCAAGGCTCAGCTTCAGGCAACAGTCGGATGCGACGCCGGGCTCGTGGTTTACAACATGGCCGCGGATCAACTTCGCGCGGCCATTGTATTCGCTCCCGAAGTAGGGCTGGAACAGGCGATGCCTGTTCTCGTTTGTTGTGCGATAGGCTTTCAAAACGCTCTTGGTGCGCTGGCACCGCCCGAAGTCGGGGTGCATCTGGACTGGAACGGTGGATTGTATGTGAACGGAGCTTCCTGCGGTCGGATACAGGTCGCGGCATCAACGCATGACTCCGGAGAAGATCCTGATTGGATGGTCGTCGGGTTGGAGCTTCCGCTGCTGCCAATAGACCCTAACACACCCGGAAATGCACCAGACCAGACGTGTCTGTTCGAAGAAGGTTGTGTTGATATCGCCTCCGAAGACCTTCTGTCCGCGTGGGTTCGTCATACGCTTGTATGGATCAACCGCATGGAAGATTCCGGTCTCAAACCGCTTCATGACGAATGGAGGGGTCTCGCCAAGAACGTCGGGGAGGACGTCTCCTTTTCCATCGGCGACACGCACTATGAAGGCGTATTTGTCGGAGTTGACGAACACTTTGGCATGTTACTACGCGACGGCAATGAAACCCGGCTGATCCCTCTCTCAACCCTTTTGCAAGGAGCCGCCTGA
- a CDS encoding DUF6505 family protein, protein MHLARAIHFDESDQRIFFNPARTGEWAISGGFEFSNWGEGDLTGKSRQAFANGWLGIETFGRVTFVAVTSIEQAELDTLEQALAQHFVALYGAPSLEAALPVAKDELRHMMELCDEHDPNTLLTVSRELTDTGVKEQFRSIKPAEAELEQFAIHSVPDE, encoded by the coding sequence ATGCATCTCGCACGCGCCATTCATTTCGACGAAAGCGACCAACGCATCTTCTTTAATCCGGCTCGCACCGGTGAATGGGCGATCAGCGGAGGTTTCGAATTTTCGAACTGGGGTGAAGGCGACCTGACGGGAAAATCTCGTCAGGCCTTCGCAAACGGCTGGCTCGGTATCGAAACTTTTGGACGCGTCACTTTCGTGGCTGTCACCTCGATTGAACAAGCAGAACTGGACACCTTGGAACAGGCCTTGGCGCAGCACTTTGTTGCTTTATATGGAGCGCCTTCACTCGAGGCTGCCTTGCCGGTCGCAAAAGACGAACTGCGCCACATGATGGAATTGTGTGACGAACATGACCCCAACACGCTTTTGACCGTCAGCAGAGAGCTGACTGACACAGGAGTGAAAGAGCAATTTCGTTCGATAAAGCCGGCCGAGGCCGAACTGGAACAGTTTGCCATTCACTCTGTTCCGGATGAATGA
- a CDS encoding substrate-binding domain-containing protein, with amino-acid sequence MTLRAVVMAATLVVSGGTATADTMKMAVTTSFHNSGLADVLLPEIKADLGLDVQLLVVGTGQAIRLGEAGDVDAILVHSQKAEEAFVRGGYGTHRTEIMYNDFVLIGPSDDPAAVAAAETAPDALAAVADSETAFVSRGDDSGTHKKELSLWDATGVRDRSSGWYHEVGAGMGAALNTASGMNAYIMSDRASWLKFGNKGDLALLFAGDPELFNQYAYLPVSAEKHGHVAAELATKLETWLVSDRSKELINGYQLNGEQLFTFNAE; translated from the coding sequence ATGACATTAAGAGCAGTCGTGATGGCCGCAACTTTGGTTGTGTCCGGTGGAACGGCGACGGCGGACACCATGAAAATGGCCGTGACCACATCTTTTCACAACTCTGGTCTTGCAGATGTTCTATTGCCCGAAATCAAGGCCGATCTTGGTTTGGATGTGCAGCTATTGGTGGTCGGCACGGGGCAAGCGATCCGGCTTGGTGAGGCCGGTGACGTTGATGCGATTCTGGTGCATTCTCAAAAGGCCGAAGAAGCTTTTGTACGAGGCGGCTATGGAACCCATCGAACCGAAATCATGTACAATGATTTTGTGCTGATCGGCCCGTCCGATGATCCAGCCGCAGTGGCCGCTGCCGAAACCGCTCCTGATGCGTTGGCAGCTGTTGCTGACTCGGAAACGGCGTTTGTCAGCCGCGGAGACGACAGCGGAACGCACAAGAAAGAGTTGTCGCTTTGGGACGCCACTGGCGTTCGGGATCGGAGCTCTGGTTGGTATCACGAAGTAGGCGCAGGCATGGGGGCGGCTCTCAATACCGCGTCCGGTATGAATGCCTACATCATGTCGGACCGAGCGAGTTGGTTGAAGTTTGGCAACAAGGGTGATCTGGCGCTGCTGTTCGCCGGCGATCCGGAGCTGTTCAACCAGTATGCCTATTTGCCTGTGAGCGCAGAGAAGCACGGGCATGTTGCGGCCGAGCTGGCGACGAAGCTTGAGACCTGGCTGGTGAGTGATCGCTCAAAAGAGCTGATCAACGGGTATCAGTTAAACGGGGAACAGCTTTTTACGTTTAACGCGGAATAG
- a CDS encoding ATP-binding cassette domain-containing protein produces MVKTPILPLRVSEAVVRRRGKVLVGPISAELETDGLTIVMGPNGAGKTTLLRLFHGMERISKGTLKWQVPQPEARAEQAFVFQTPILMRRTTLDNVAYPLIVHGVGREAARSKAADWLERVGLSDSGSKPAHVLSGGERQKMALARALIRDPQIVFLDEPCANLDGRATREFEELLLATREEGTRVVMATHDLGQARRLADDVWFVHHGLIHEAAPAATFFENPKTPEARAFIEGDIVE; encoded by the coding sequence ATGGTGAAAACGCCTATCCTTCCGCTTCGTGTAAGTGAGGCTGTGGTGCGACGCCGGGGCAAAGTACTTGTCGGACCGATTTCCGCAGAATTAGAGACGGACGGACTGACGATTGTCATGGGACCCAACGGTGCAGGCAAGACAACGCTGCTTCGGCTCTTTCATGGAATGGAGCGCATTTCGAAAGGCACGTTGAAGTGGCAGGTACCGCAACCCGAGGCGCGTGCAGAGCAGGCCTTTGTGTTCCAGACACCAATTCTGATGCGGCGCACGACACTGGACAATGTGGCCTACCCCCTGATCGTGCACGGTGTCGGTCGGGAAGCGGCTCGGTCTAAGGCGGCAGATTGGCTGGAACGCGTCGGTCTGAGTGACAGCGGCAGTAAACCCGCACATGTCCTGTCTGGCGGCGAGCGCCAAAAAATGGCCCTCGCACGGGCCCTGATCCGCGACCCGCAGATTGTTTTTCTGGACGAGCCCTGTGCCAATCTGGACGGGCGCGCAACGCGCGAGTTCGAAGAGCTGCTGCTTGCCACTCGTGAAGAAGGCACGCGGGTTGTCATGGCCACACACGACCTTGGTCAGGCGAGACGGCTGGCAGATGATGTCTGGTTTGTGCACCATGGCCTTATCCACGAAGCGGCGCCTGCCGCGACATTTTTTGAAAACCCGAAAACTCCGGAAGCGCGCGCATTCATTGAAGGAGATATTGTCGAATGA
- a CDS encoding ABC transporter permease encodes MNEIVEGLLKAGQLILTLDADLIEISLRSLRVTLTAVLISSLIGLPLGCWLAVRRFRFRRFVIATLNALMGLPPVVVGLIVYILLSRSGPFGVFGLLFTPTAMIIAQVIILTPLIASISHQAIRDLWAEYHDLLISLNTSRWQRICTLLWDGRRALLTASLAGFGRGIGEVGAIMIVGGNIDHATRVLTTAISLETGKGNFALALALGFVLIGLAVAVNLIIHSLSRTERSGRW; translated from the coding sequence ATGAACGAGATTGTCGAAGGGTTGCTCAAGGCGGGGCAACTCATCCTCACTTTAGATGCCGATCTGATCGAGATCTCGTTGCGGTCGCTGCGAGTGACGCTGACAGCTGTGCTGATTTCCTCGCTGATCGGGCTGCCTCTGGGATGCTGGCTTGCGGTGCGGCGGTTCCGGTTCCGTCGGTTTGTGATCGCCACACTCAACGCGCTTATGGGACTGCCTCCTGTGGTGGTCGGGCTGATCGTCTATATCCTGTTGAGCCGGTCGGGACCGTTTGGTGTCTTTGGCTTGTTGTTTACGCCAACGGCGATGATCATCGCGCAGGTGATTATTCTCACGCCACTGATAGCGTCGATTTCACATCAGGCGATCCGTGACCTCTGGGCTGAGTACCATGACCTTCTGATTTCGCTGAACACATCGCGATGGCAACGGATCTGTACTTTGCTCTGGGACGGGCGCAGGGCGCTGCTGACGGCCTCTCTGGCCGGCTTCGGACGCGGGATCGGCGAGGTGGGAGCCATCATGATCGTGGGCGGCAATATCGACCATGCAACGCGTGTGCTGACAACGGCGATTTCGCTGGAGACTGGCAAGGGCAATTTTGCTCTGGCGCTTGCGCTGGGCTTTGTCCTGATTGGACTGGCCGTGGCGGTGAACCTGATCATTCACAGCCTGTCGCGGACAGAAAGGAGTGGCCGATGGTGA
- a CDS encoding TRAP transporter substrate-binding protein produces MTTRRTILNLIGGVAALAMTAGAAAAQEVTLRLHQFLPPQANVPKHILDPWADSVEEASEGRIKIERYGAMSLGGAPPALMDQAKDGVVDLVWTVVGYTPGRFPSTEVFELPFMVEDARAGSYAYWKMFESHMADTEFKDLKIFGAWVHGPGMFHTNKPVAKPADLQGMKIRGGSRLVNELLKATGASPVGMPVPAVPEALSKGVIDGTTIPWEVTAALKVPELVENHTEFEGTALYTLTFVLAMNKAKWDSLPADLQSVMDSQSGLDFSVFAGGTMQDYDAPARKLAADRGNNIFTVSEADAAEWATVVDPIYASWIADMEKRGIDGQARIDEAKKLMEEYKKNNM; encoded by the coding sequence ATGACGACACGAAGAACCATTTTGAACCTTATCGGGGGCGTCGCTGCGCTGGCGATGACCGCGGGCGCTGCCGCAGCGCAAGAAGTCACTCTACGACTGCACCAGTTCCTGCCACCACAGGCAAATGTACCGAAACATATTCTCGACCCCTGGGCCGACAGCGTTGAAGAGGCCTCCGAAGGCCGCATCAAAATCGAACGCTACGGCGCAATGTCTCTGGGTGGTGCACCGCCCGCCCTGATGGATCAGGCCAAAGACGGCGTGGTCGATCTGGTTTGGACTGTGGTCGGCTACACGCCGGGCAGGTTCCCGTCGACCGAAGTTTTTGAACTTCCCTTCATGGTCGAGGACGCCCGCGCGGGGTCCTACGCCTACTGGAAGATGTTCGAATCCCACATGGCCGACACCGAGTTCAAGGACCTCAAAATCTTTGGCGCATGGGTCCACGGTCCGGGCATGTTCCACACAAACAAACCCGTCGCCAAGCCTGCCGACCTTCAGGGTATGAAAATCCGCGGCGGATCCCGTCTTGTGAACGAGCTTCTCAAAGCAACCGGCGCCTCACCTGTCGGTATGCCAGTGCCGGCCGTGCCAGAGGCTCTGTCCAAGGGCGTAATCGACGGCACCACAATTCCATGGGAAGTCACCGCAGCCCTCAAAGTGCCGGAGCTGGTGGAAAACCACACGGAGTTCGAAGGCACTGCGCTTTACACGCTGACATTTGTACTCGCGATGAACAAAGCCAAGTGGGACAGCCTGCCGGCAGATTTGCAGTCGGTCATGGATAGCCAATCCGGCCTCGATTTCTCGGTCTTCGCCGGAGGCACCATGCAAGACTACGACGCGCCGGCCCGCAAACTGGCCGCGGATCGTGGCAACAACATATTCACAGTGTCCGAGGCAGACGCGGCAGAATGGGCAACCGTCGTAGATCCGATCTACGCCAGCTGGATTGCCGATATGGAGAAGCGGGGAATCGACGGTCAGGCACGGATCGACGAGGCCAAAAAGCTCATGGAAGAGTATAAGAAAAACAATATGTAA
- a CDS encoding DMT family transporter: MNPVRGIALKVTAIALFSVMAALIKATADSVPPGQAVFFRSFFAMIVILVWLAQRGELQSGLKAQNKMGHVWRGLIGTSAMAMNFAALGMLPLPEVTAIGFTAPLLTVIFAAMFLGEEVRAFRLTAVGVGLVGVVIVLWPRLTIFEDSPEATVATLGVMLVLGSAVFRALAQIHIRQLVQTDQTSAIVFYFSLTATCLSLLTLPFGWVVPGLDVIAMLVTAGLIGGVAQIMLTSCYRFAPASVVAPFDYASMLFALLIGYVWFDEIPTAAMLVGASIVILAGVMIIWRERQLGLKRGKARPNVTPQG; the protein is encoded by the coding sequence ATGAACCCGGTTCGCGGTATCGCGCTCAAGGTCACGGCGATTGCGCTGTTTTCAGTTATGGCAGCCTTGATCAAAGCAACGGCAGACAGTGTCCCGCCAGGCCAGGCGGTGTTCTTTCGGTCTTTCTTTGCGATGATCGTGATTTTGGTCTGGCTAGCGCAACGCGGCGAGTTGCAATCGGGTCTCAAGGCGCAAAACAAGATGGGCCATGTCTGGCGCGGGTTGATTGGCACGTCGGCGATGGCGATGAACTTCGCCGCGCTTGGTATGTTGCCTTTGCCGGAAGTCACAGCGATTGGATTTACCGCGCCCCTTTTGACTGTCATTTTCGCGGCAATGTTCCTTGGAGAAGAGGTTCGTGCATTTCGTTTGACGGCGGTCGGTGTGGGGCTTGTTGGGGTGGTCATTGTCCTTTGGCCGCGGTTGACGATTTTCGAGGACTCTCCTGAAGCAACAGTGGCTACGCTGGGCGTCATGCTGGTTTTGGGTTCGGCCGTGTTTCGCGCATTGGCTCAAATCCACATTCGCCAGTTGGTGCAGACGGATCAGACATCGGCAATCGTGTTTTATTTCTCTCTTACGGCGACCTGCCTGTCGCTGCTGACATTGCCGTTTGGCTGGGTCGTGCCGGGACTGGACGTGATCGCAATGCTGGTGACAGCCGGGCTGATTGGTGGGGTAGCGCAGATCATGCTCACGTCTTGCTACAGGTTTGCGCCGGCCAGTGTCGTGGCCCCGTTCGATTATGCATCGATGCTATTTGCACTTTTGATTGGTTATGTCTGGTTTGACGAGATCCCGACAGCGGCCATGCTGGTGGGCGCGTCGATCGTGATCCTCGCGGGGGTCATGATTATCTGGCGGGAACGCCAACTTGGTCTCAAGCGTGGCAAGGCACGACCAAACGTGACACCACAGGGTTAA
- a CDS encoding malonate--CoA ligase has protein sequence MYDTNHLLNALRTASLGREDDVFASLPDRLDVTFGDLFAGAEKIAAALVALGVTPGDRVAVQVEKTIEAIQLYLGTVMAGGVFLPLNTAYTTPEIAFFLGDAEPRVVICDPTRENETRSIAGNASVLTLDAAGVGSLTEAAKVHASFTPVARNADDLAAILYTSGTTGRSKGAMLSHGNLASNSMVLRDCWRFSPDDVLIHALPIFHTHGLFVATNVALLAGAAVVFLPKFDTDAIIEAMPNATSLMGVPTFYTRLLDDPRLSRELASNMRLFVSGSAPLLVDTHEAWEERTGHRILERYGMSETNMNTSNPYEGERRAGTVGFPLPGVETRIRQDGVEVEQGDIGVLEVRGPNVFKGYWQMPEKTAEELLPDGWFITGDMAREDADGYITIVGRSKDLVISGGFNVYPKEVEGLIDDLAGVKESAVIGVPHHDFGEAVVAVVVRADPSLTKADVTDPLADRLAKFKQPKEVIFLPELPRNTMGKVQKKALREDYAKLFAGLS, from the coding sequence ATGTACGACACAAACCATCTGCTAAATGCCCTGCGTACCGCGTCTCTGGGTCGTGAAGATGACGTTTTCGCCAGCCTGCCGGATAGGCTCGATGTCACTTTTGGTGATCTGTTTGCAGGCGCGGAAAAGATTGCGGCCGCCTTGGTCGCACTGGGTGTCACGCCCGGTGATCGGGTGGCTGTGCAGGTGGAGAAAACCATTGAAGCGATCCAGCTTTACCTCGGCACGGTAATGGCAGGAGGCGTGTTTCTTCCTCTCAACACAGCTTACACGACGCCCGAAATCGCCTTTTTCCTAGGCGATGCTGAACCGCGCGTTGTGATTTGTGATCCTACCCGCGAAAACGAAACCCGCAGCATTGCCGGCAACGCATCGGTCCTGACGCTCGACGCCGCAGGTGTCGGCTCACTGACCGAAGCCGCCAAAGTTCACGCCAGCTTTACGCCAGTCGCACGCAATGCCGACGACCTCGCCGCGATTTTGTACACCTCAGGCACAACCGGTCGCTCAAAGGGTGCTATGCTGAGTCACGGCAATCTCGCGTCCAATTCGATGGTGCTTCGTGATTGCTGGCGGTTTTCGCCGGACGACGTCCTGATCCATGCCTTGCCGATTTTTCACACCCACGGCCTGTTTGTTGCCACGAATGTCGCACTTCTCGCGGGCGCAGCTGTAGTGTTTCTGCCGAAATTCGACACCGACGCCATCATCGAAGCGATGCCAAATGCGACATCCCTCATGGGAGTGCCCACCTTTTACACCCGCCTGCTCGACGATCCGAGACTCAGTCGGGAACTGGCGTCCAACATGCGTCTGTTTGTGTCCGGGTCCGCGCCATTGCTGGTCGACACGCATGAGGCATGGGAAGAACGCACAGGACATCGCATTCTGGAACGCTATGGCATGAGCGAAACCAATATGAACACCTCAAACCCTTATGAAGGGGAGCGGCGCGCTGGCACCGTCGGCTTCCCGCTTCCAGGTGTTGAGACACGCATCAGGCAGGACGGAGTGGAGGTTGAACAAGGCGACATCGGTGTGCTCGAAGTGCGCGGTCCAAATGTCTTCAAAGGATACTGGCAGATGCCGGAAAAAACGGCCGAAGAACTTCTTCCAGACGGCTGGTTCATCACGGGCGACATGGCGCGCGAAGATGCAGACGGCTACATCACCATCGTTGGTCGCTCCAAAGATCTGGTGATTTCGGGGGGCTTCAATGTCTACCCGAAAGAAGTCGAAGGTCTGATTGATGACCTTGCAGGAGTAAAGGAAAGCGCCGTTATCGGCGTTCCGCACCATGACTTCGGAGAAGCTGTCGTGGCCGTTGTCGTACGCGCTGACCCGTCTTTGACCAAAGCCGATGTTACCGACCCGCTCGCAGACAGGTTGGCAAAATTCAAACAACCCAAAGAAGTGATTTTTCTTCCCGAACTGCCGCGCAACACCATGGGCAAAGTCCAGAAGAAAGCGCTGCGCGAAGACTATGCAAAGCTGTTTGCAGGGCTAAGCTGA
- a CDS encoding cytochrome P450: MSNAPVFEIDPKAFWSDPYPDLAKMRATAPIAFVPQLGATLITRRNDIFENEKKIDVFSSDQPNGLMTVLMGQNMMRKDGAAHQAERRAIFPTVSPKTVQNVWKSKFEAATSDILSRLHPRGTADVVADIARPISGEALKAMTGLTNMTWQEMDRVSQGMIDGCANYAGDPQVEARCHDCTASIDAHISARKAALINAPDHSLLSVMMQAGLTDHQISANVKLAISGGQNEPRDAIAGAVWALLTHDDQLAAIRNGGATWLAAFEEYARWMSPIGMSPRRVAKSHNANGVAFQPEDRVFLMFSSGNRDSECFANPDAFDIFQDVSKAISFGAGPHFCAGAWASKCLIAEVALPMIFEHFKGLELAGDAPFGGWAFRGPLQVPVRWQV, from the coding sequence ATGTCCAACGCACCCGTTTTCGAGATCGACCCCAAGGCTTTTTGGTCCGATCCCTATCCGGATCTAGCCAAAATGCGTGCAACGGCGCCGATTGCCTTCGTCCCGCAACTGGGCGCCACGCTAATCACACGGCGCAACGACATTTTCGAGAACGAAAAGAAAATCGACGTCTTTTCCTCCGACCAGCCCAACGGATTGATGACTGTTCTGATGGGTCAGAACATGATGCGCAAAGACGGCGCTGCACACCAAGCCGAACGCCGCGCCATCTTTCCGACCGTATCACCCAAGACAGTGCAAAATGTCTGGAAATCAAAGTTTGAAGCCGCGACCTCCGATATTCTGAGCCGCCTTCATCCTCGAGGTACCGCAGATGTCGTCGCCGACATTGCCCGCCCGATTTCCGGTGAAGCACTCAAGGCGATGACAGGGCTGACAAATATGACTTGGCAAGAGATGGACCGCGTTTCCCAGGGAATGATCGACGGCTGTGCCAACTACGCAGGCGACCCGCAAGTCGAAGCGCGCTGCCATGACTGCACTGCTTCGATAGACGCCCATATCTCGGCCCGCAAAGCGGCATTGATCAACGCGCCGGACCATTCTCTGCTTTCTGTCATGATGCAGGCGGGACTCACCGACCATCAGATCAGCGCCAACGTCAAACTCGCCATTTCCGGCGGCCAAAATGAACCCCGCGACGCAATCGCTGGTGCAGTTTGGGCGCTACTGACCCATGACGACCAACTGGCGGCCATCAGAAACGGCGGCGCGACATGGCTCGCCGCCTTCGAGGAATATGCCCGTTGGATGTCTCCTATTGGAATGTCCCCGCGTCGGGTCGCGAAAAGTCACAATGCCAACGGTGTAGCGTTCCAACCCGAAGATCGCGTTTTCCTGATGTTTTCCAGCGGCAACCGCGACTCCGAGTGTTTTGCCAACCCTGACGCCTTTGACATTTTTCAGGACGTGAGCAAAGCCATAAGCTTTGGCGCTGGGCCTCACTTTTGTGCGGGTGCATGGGCATCCAAATGTCTGATCGCCGAGGTTGCCCTGCCCATGATATTCGAACACTTCAAAGGACTGGAACTGGCCGGCGACGCGCCATTTGGCGGTTGGGCCTTCCGCGGGCCGCTACAAGTCCCCGTTCGTTGGCAGGTCTAG
- a CDS encoding HD domain-containing protein, with the protein MEALRAALRKAVSEQMETDAAHDLAHLDRVWSNCQDIAEGEHAPDLRILLGAAYLHDLVNLPKDDPHRNQASRRAAEQAGPILTNLGFADPEVAGAQHAIATHSFSAGLEPETLEARILRDADRLDAIGAIGIGRTFAVAGSLKLALYDPQDPFAVYRSLDDRAWALDHWPMKLFRLPEGMTTKTGRAIATNRVAEMRVFAENLASEIGTSLPDSWR; encoded by the coding sequence ATGGAAGCGTTGCGCGCGGCGTTGCGGAAGGCTGTCTCAGAGCAGATGGAAACTGATGCGGCGCACGATCTGGCGCATTTGGACCGGGTTTGGTCAAACTGTCAGGATATCGCCGAGGGTGAACATGCGCCTGATTTGCGCATATTGTTGGGCGCGGCCTATCTGCACGATCTGGTGAACTTGCCGAAAGACGATCCGCATCGGAACCAGGCGTCTCGACGGGCCGCGGAGCAGGCGGGTCCTATCCTGACAAATCTCGGATTTGCGGATCCGGAGGTCGCCGGAGCGCAACACGCGATCGCGACACATAGCTTTTCGGCAGGATTGGAGCCTGAAACGCTGGAGGCCCGTATCTTAAGAGACGCAGATCGGCTTGACGCTATTGGTGCGATTGGCATTGGGCGAACCTTTGCTGTCGCGGGATCATTGAAGCTGGCGCTTTATGATCCGCAGGATCCTTTCGCGGTTTACCGGAGTCTGGACGATCGCGCATGGGCTCTGGATCATTGGCCGATGAAACTGTTTCGTCTGCCCGAAGGAATGACCACCAAGACCGGACGCGCAATTGCAACCAATCGGGTCGCTGAAATGCGTGTGTTCGCGGAAAATCTGGCTTCAGAGATTGGAACCTCCTTGCCAGACAGTTGGCGCTAG
- the aroC gene encoding chorismate synthase has translation MSMNSFGHMFRVTTWGESHGPALGATVDGCPPGVPVDEAMLQHWLDKRRPGQNKNTTQRNEPDAVKILSGVFDGKTTGTSIQLMIENTDQRSRDYGEISQTFRPGHADLTYHLKYGNRDYRGGGRSSARETAARVAAGGIAREAIKALVPGLEIKGYMTQMGSLEIDRGAFDWDAIEQNDFWIPQGAQVAQEWEDYLQALRKEHDSVGAIIEVVARGVPAGIGAPIYAKLDTDLAAAMMSINAVKGVEVGEGMAAAALKGSENADEIYLGADGQPEFSSNHAGGILGGISTGQDVVVRFAVKPTSSILTPRKSIRIDGSPTEVITKGRHDPCVGIRAVPVGEAMMACVILDHLLLHRGQVGENQGQIG, from the coding sequence ATGTCGATGAACAGCTTTGGACATATGTTTCGGGTCACCACCTGGGGTGAGAGCCATGGGCCCGCGCTGGGCGCGACCGTTGACGGCTGCCCGCCCGGTGTGCCGGTGGACGAGGCGATGTTGCAGCATTGGCTGGACAAACGCCGCCCCGGTCAGAACAAGAACACCACCCAGCGCAATGAACCGGACGCGGTGAAAATCCTGTCCGGCGTGTTTGACGGCAAAACCACCGGTACCTCTATTCAGCTGATGATCGAGAACACGGATCAGCGCAGCCGGGATTATGGCGAGATCAGCCAGACATTTAGGCCCGGTCATGCCGACCTGACGTATCACCTGAAATACGGCAATCGTGACTATCGCGGAGGTGGGCGTAGCTCTGCGCGCGAAACCGCGGCGCGGGTTGCGGCTGGTGGCATTGCCCGCGAAGCGATAAAGGCCCTTGTGCCCGGACTAGAAATAAAAGGGTACATGACTCAAATGGGGTCGCTGGAAATTGATCGGGGCGCCTTTGACTGGGACGCGATCGAACAGAATGATTTCTGGATCCCGCAGGGCGCTCAGGTGGCGCAAGAATGGGAAGATTACCTACAGGCTTTGCGCAAGGAACATGACAGCGTCGGTGCGATCATCGAAGTTGTGGCGCGTGGCGTGCCAGCAGGCATCGGCGCGCCGATTTATGCCAAGTTAGACACTGATCTGGCGGCGGCGATGATGTCCATCAACGCTGTTAAGGGGGTCGAAGTTGGTGAAGGCATGGCCGCCGCGGCTCTGAAGGGGTCGGAAAACGCTGACGAGATTTACCTGGGCGCTGACGGTCAGCCGGAGTTCAGTTCCAATCACGCAGGCGGTATCCTGGGGGGCATTTCAACAGGACAGGATGTGGTTGTGCGATTTGCTGTAAAGCCGACAAGCTCGATTCTGACTCCGCGCAAGTCCATCCGGATCGATGGGTCGCCGACAGAGGTAATTACCAAGGGGCGTCACGACCCATGTGTGGGGATTCGTGCTGTGCCGGTCGGCGAAGCGATGATGGCTTGTGTGATCCTTGATCATTTGCTGCTACATCGTGGGCAGGTCGGAGAGAACCAAGGCCAAATCGGCTGA